Proteins encoded by one window of Mycoplasma capricolum subsp. capricolum ATCC 27343:
- the xseA gene encoding exodeoxyribonuclease VII large subunit — translation MKTILSVQELNESLKTFIEEPDYFKNIYVKGELSNLTFNKSGHVYFSIKDQNAAINCMMWKSNTQKLASLNLEDGMQIICHGRLTYYIPTGRVSFEAKDIQIYGIGDLQKIYEQRYKDLKQAGWFDQNLKKPLPEFIKNVGIITASSGAAIHDLITTIHRRLPLINIYLFPAQVQGAQSEIDIANKIKQANDFKIKLDVLIVGRGGGSYEDLWAFNELVLLQAIKDSKIPIISAVGHEPDVVLSDFVADIRAATPTAAGELVSKDINEIKNKLKHYYQTNKTLISNKLKLTNQELTNFKENQIKFINNYLSNQYLELKQLSAYNPNLVKNKINSLIDKLDDNKHFIFESIKKIIILQNKEINNHSNINKQKISDFLKKQITDFNFAISSFKGLISQKIKFEELSFASLEKQVGLLNPLKPLENGFSIITNLNNKKITSYKQVKINEDLKVFLSDSKLVVTIKEVKINE, via the coding sequence ATGAAAACAATTTTATCAGTTCAAGAACTAAACGAAAGTTTAAAAACTTTTATAGAAGAACCAGATTATTTTAAAAATATTTATGTAAAAGGTGAATTATCTAATTTAACTTTTAATAAATCAGGACACGTTTATTTTTCAATAAAGGATCAAAATGCTGCAATTAATTGTATGATGTGAAAATCTAATACACAAAAATTAGCTTCTTTAAATTTAGAAGATGGTATGCAAATAATTTGTCATGGAAGATTGACTTATTATATACCAACAGGAAGAGTTAGTTTTGAAGCAAAAGATATTCAAATTTATGGCATTGGTGATCTACAAAAAATTTATGAACAAAGATATAAAGATCTAAAACAAGCAGGATGATTTGATCAAAATCTAAAAAAACCACTTCCTGAATTTATAAAAAATGTTGGAATTATTACAGCTAGTTCTGGAGCTGCAATCCATGACTTAATTACAACAATTCATAGAAGACTACCTTTAATTAATATTTATTTATTTCCAGCTCAAGTTCAAGGTGCTCAATCTGAAATAGATATTGCAAATAAAATAAAACAAGCTAATGATTTTAAAATAAAATTAGATGTTTTAATAGTTGGAAGAGGCGGGGGAAGTTATGAAGATCTTTGAGCTTTTAATGAACTTGTATTATTACAAGCAATTAAAGATAGTAAAATTCCTATAATCAGTGCTGTAGGTCATGAACCCGATGTTGTTTTATCAGATTTCGTAGCAGACATTAGAGCAGCAACTCCAACTGCTGCTGGAGAACTTGTAAGTAAAGATATTAATGAAATTAAAAATAAATTAAAACACTATTATCAAACAAATAAAACTTTAATATCAAATAAATTAAAATTAACAAATCAAGAATTAACTAATTTTAAAGAAAATCAAATTAAATTTATAAATAATTATTTATCTAATCAATATTTAGAACTTAAACAACTAAGTGCTTATAATCCAAATTTAGTTAAAAATAAAATAAATTCATTGATTGATAAATTAGATGATAATAAGCATTTTATTTTTGAATCAATTAAAAAAATTATAATTTTACAAAATAAAGAAATTAATAATCATTCAAATATAAATAAGCAAAAAATATCTGATTTTTTAAAAAAACAAATTACTGATTTTAATTTTGCAATATCTAGCTTTAAAGGTTTAATTAGCCAAAAAATAAAATTTGAAGAATTAAGTTTTGCTTCACTTGAAAAGCAAGTTGGTCTATTAAACCCTTTAAAACCTTTAGAAAATGGTTTTAGTATAATTACTAATTTAAATAATAAAAAAATAACGTCATATAAACAAGTAAAAATAAATGAAGATCTAAAAGTTTTTCTATCTGATAGTAAACTAGTAGTAACTATAAAAGAGGTAAAGATTAATGAATAA
- the nusB gene encoding transcription antitermination factor NusB, whose amino-acid sequence METKISFSKKRKLLIQAFYKYQLLNASIDYIYQDVLDDVQNFNNKQLLFEINLIAEKQVDLINHININISSNWKWDRIPAVIRAILIVGTYEILYTDTPKPVTINEMVNYVKEIEPDFDYKFVNAVLDKIIK is encoded by the coding sequence ATGGAAACCAAAATAAGTTTTTCTAAAAAAAGAAAACTACTGATCCAAGCCTTTTATAAATATCAATTATTAAATGCTAGTATAGATTATATTTATCAAGATGTACTAGATGATGTTCAAAATTTTAATAATAAGCAATTGCTTTTTGAAATTAATCTTATTGCTGAAAAACAAGTTGATCTTATCAATCACATAAACATAAATATTTCTTCAAATTGAAAATGAGACAGAATTCCTGCTGTTATTAGAGCCATTTTAATAGTCGGAACATATGAAATTTTATATACAGACACTCCAAAACCAGTTACTATTAATGAAATGGTTAATTATGTAAAAGAAATTGAGCCTGATTTTGATTACAAGTTTGTTAATGCAGTATTAGATAAAATAATTAAATAA
- a CDS encoding lipoprotein produces MKKLLSIITGFSLVISPSLFAISCSPKVQINNSFSDITSIKNVKAFKNNQAFISRDELKEILSGNQTTNRLNSNGTNTSENQTSNKNYATNRLRALAADSFTKNKQQAWESLKKATMTFYKKVKPTAVNVLGYEEIKKETVDKLENNLKTIFLVFKDNNKESEKLEVELLPEIKNNQVIKDNVLYLEHLEKPENLKLANQKSIVEILRKYFSLIPNLLSNSKENKAQNSNNSLKETEFFNNLIKELSMYLANAVKYFNSESGVVSTNPSFSYKTRSKQIYEYITKNKKDDLYARLSKVFSSEFNKIDFIDIFKDFEFDKDEVKDNNNDKKVITKIIKSSATDSSSSSATTTSTTNR; encoded by the coding sequence ATGAAGAAATTATTATCAATAATAACAGGTTTTTCATTAGTTATTAGTCCTAGTTTATTTGCTATAAGTTGTTCACCAAAAGTTCAAATTAATAACAGTTTTTCTGACATAACATCAATAAAAAATGTTAAAGCTTTTAAAAACAATCAAGCTTTTATAAGTAGAGATGAATTAAAAGAAATATTAAGTGGAAACCAAACAACAAACAGATTAAACAGTAATGGAACAAATACAAGCGAAAATCAAACTAGTAATAAAAACTATGCAACCAATAGACTAAGAGCTTTAGCTGCTGATAGCTTTACTAAAAACAAACAACAAGCTTGAGAAAGCTTAAAAAAAGCTACAATGACTTTTTATAAAAAAGTGAAGCCTACTGCTGTAAATGTTTTAGGATATGAAGAAATTAAAAAAGAAACAGTTGATAAATTAGAAAACAATCTTAAAACTATATTTTTAGTATTTAAAGATAATAATAAAGAAAGTGAAAAACTAGAAGTTGAATTATTACCTGAAATTAAAAATAATCAAGTTATAAAGGATAATGTTCTTTATTTAGAACATTTAGAAAAACCAGAAAATCTTAAATTAGCAAACCAAAAAAGTATTGTTGAAATTTTAAGAAAATATTTTTCTCTTATTCCTAATCTTTTAAGCAATTCTAAAGAAAATAAAGCTCAAAATAGTAATAATAGTTTAAAAGAAACTGAATTTTTTAACAATTTAATAAAAGAATTATCAATGTATTTAGCTAATGCAGTTAAATACTTTAATTCTGAATCTGGTGTAGTTTCAACAAATCCTAGTTTTTCATATAAAACTAGAAGCAAACAAATTTATGAATATATAACTAAAAATAAAAAAGACGATTTATACGCAAGATTATCAAAAGTTTTTTCATCAGAATTTAATAAAATAGATTTTATAGATATTTTTAAAGATTTTGAATTTGATAAAGATGAAGTTAAAGACAATAATAATGATAAGAAAGTAATTACAAAAATAATTAAATCTTCAGCAACTGATTCATCATCTTCATCAGCTACTACAACTTCAACTACTAATAGATAA